A stretch of the Oxyura jamaicensis isolate SHBP4307 breed ruddy duck chromosome 4, BPBGC_Ojam_1.0, whole genome shotgun sequence genome encodes the following:
- the MAB21L2 gene encoding protein mab-21-like 2, with the protein MIAAQAKLVYQLNKYYTERCQARKAAIAKTIREVCKVVSDVLKEVEVQEPRFISSLSEIDARYEGLEVISPTEFEVVLYLNQMGVFNFVDDGSLPGCAVLKLSDGRKRSMSLWVEFITASGYLSARKIRSRFQTLVAQAVDKCSYRDVVKMIADTSEVKLRIRERYVVQITPAFKCTGIWPRSAAQWPMPHIPWPGPNRVAEVKAEGFNLLSKECYSLTGKQSSAESDAWVLQFGEAENRLLMGGCRNKCLSVLKTLRDRHLELPGQPLNNYHMKTLLLYECEKHPRETDWDEACLGDRLNGILLQLISCLQCRRCPHYFLPNLDLFQGKPHSALESAAKQTWRLAREILTNPKSLDKL; encoded by the coding sequence ATGATCGCCGCGCAGGCCAAGCTGGTGTACCAGCTCAACAAATACTACACGGAGCGCTGCCAGGCCCGCAAGGCAGCCATCGCCAAGACCATCCGGGAGGTGTGCAAGGTGGTGTCGGACGTGCTGAAGGAGGTGGAGGTGCAGGAGCCGCGCTTCATCAGCTCTCTGAGCGAGATCGACGCCCGCTACGAGGGGCTGGAGGTGATCTCGCCCACCGAGTTCGAGGTGGTGCTCTACCTCAACCAGATGGGCGTCTTCAACTTCGTGGACGACGGCTCCCTGCCGGGTTGCGCCGTGCTCAAGCTGAGCGACGGCCGCAAGCGCAGCATGTCCCTCTGGGTGGAGTTCATCACCGCCTCGGGCTACCTGTCGGCCCGTAAGATCCGCTCCCGCTTCCAGACGCTGGTGGCCCAGGCCGTGGACAAGTGTAGCTACCGGGACGTGGTGAAGATGATCGCGGACACGAGCGAGGTGAAGCTGCGCATCCGGGAGCGCTACGTGGTGCAGATCACGCCCGCCTTCAAGTGCACCGGCATCTGGCCGCGCAGCGCGGCGCAGTGGCCCATGCCGCACATCCCCTGGCCCGGCCCCAACCGGGTGGCGGAGGTGAAGGCGGAGGGCTTCAACCTGCTCTCCAAGGAGTGCTATTCACTGACGGGCAAGCAGAGCTCGGCCGAGAGCGACGCCTGGGTGCTGCAGTTCGGCGAGGCCGAGAACCGCCTGCTGATGGGCGGCTGCCGGAACAAGTGCCTCTCGGTGCTCAAGACGCTGCGCGACCGGCACCTGGAGCTGCCGGGGCAGCCCCTCAACAACTACCACATGAAGACGCTGCTGCTGTACGAGTGCGAGAAGCACCCGCGGGAGACCGACTGGGACGAGGCGTGCCTGGGCGACCGGCTCAACGgcatcctcctgcagctcaTCTCCTGCCTGCAGTGCCGGCGCTGCCCCCACTACTTCCTGCCCAACCTAGACCTCTTTCAGGGCAAGCCCCACTCGGCCCTGGAAAGCGCCGCCAAACAGACCTGGAGGCTAGCCAGGGAAATCCTCACCAATCCCAAAAGCCTCGACAAACTATAG